A part of Bosea sp. (in: a-proteobacteria) genomic DNA contains:
- a CDS encoding insulinase family protein, whose protein sequence is MRVLILACAFAFQTFLSAQAQVLWRAADHVTPGGLAFRYVQLPRGQTQAIQFGWKDGFAARQPNGKGIAVFGPALIMQGPKGASRTEFVEDVKDAQAQLYLASTPQHTIGGVFAPPDKFAAALNLMAKTLADPAMDAARLEDLRKAHLAAIAQAARQPILIANRVGAHFLWDEGPMLGWTKEDPANFTATSLAQIEDWRRSVLTRKGLVIAAAGPASADEAAVQIDKLFAGLPVTGAELPEPIFARKEVSGAVLIEADVAQTMLLIGGWSAFENGKEQTMAFISARALQARLHREVREKLGATYGVTAQTVSLISQPVVFSMNSMVAHERAIEALDVIRKEHQRFLVDGLSQNELDSERQRLSTEYNESIRRPPAVATLLRGALFDGQTPDYIENFLHYVAAFSLVEVNAILKKRLAGKPVATIVVAPRGAGFSDFCLIQEVEKAKTCPALR, encoded by the coding sequence ATGAGAGTTCTGATTTTAGCCTGCGCCTTCGCATTCCAAACTTTTCTGTCCGCCCAGGCGCAGGTTCTATGGCGGGCCGCCGATCACGTGACGCCGGGAGGACTGGCCTTCCGCTATGTGCAATTGCCGCGTGGCCAGACACAGGCCATCCAGTTCGGCTGGAAAGACGGTTTCGCCGCGCGACAGCCAAATGGCAAGGGAATCGCTGTATTCGGGCCTGCCCTGATCATGCAAGGCCCCAAAGGAGCAAGTCGCACCGAATTCGTCGAAGACGTCAAGGATGCGCAAGCGCAGCTATACCTTGCCTCGACGCCTCAACACACGATCGGCGGTGTGTTTGCACCTCCTGATAAATTCGCGGCGGCCCTGAACCTGATGGCGAAGACGCTGGCTGATCCGGCGATGGATGCGGCGAGGCTGGAAGATCTGCGCAAGGCACACCTTGCTGCCATCGCACAGGCCGCGCGGCAGCCGATCCTGATCGCCAACCGTGTCGGAGCTCATTTCCTGTGGGATGAAGGCCCGATGCTGGGATGGACCAAGGAAGACCCGGCGAATTTCACAGCGACATCGCTCGCGCAGATCGAGGATTGGAGACGTTCCGTTCTGACGCGCAAGGGTCTGGTGATCGCTGCTGCGGGGCCGGCAAGCGCTGATGAGGCCGCTGTACAGATCGACAAGCTGTTCGCCGGGCTGCCGGTGACAGGTGCGGAACTTCCAGAGCCCATCTTTGCCCGGAAAGAGGTCAGCGGCGCGGTCTTGATCGAAGCTGATGTGGCCCAGACCATGCTCTTGATTGGCGGATGGAGCGCTTTTGAAAACGGCAAGGAGCAAACGATGGCCTTCATCTCGGCCCGTGCGCTTCAGGCTCGCCTGCATCGCGAGGTGCGCGAAAAACTCGGCGCAACGTATGGCGTGACGGCCCAGACCGTCTCCCTGATCTCGCAACCGGTCGTTTTCTCCATGAATTCAATGGTTGCCCATGAGCGCGCGATCGAAGCGCTTGACGTAATACGGAAGGAGCATCAGAGGTTTCTGGTCGATGGATTGAGCCAGAACGAGCTTGATTCCGAACGCCAGCGGCTGAGCACAGAGTACAACGAGAGTATCCGTCGTCCACCCGCGGTTGCCACGCTGCTGCGAGGGGCGCTCTTCGACGGACAAACTCCCGACTACATCGAGAATTTCCTGCATTATGTCGCAGCATTCTCCCTCGTCGAGGTGAATGCCATTCTGAAGAAGCGGCTTGCTGGCAAACCGGTCGCAACGATCGTCGTTGCTCCCAGGGGTGCCGGGTTTTCTGATTTCTGCCTTATACAGGAAGTGGAGAAAGCGAAGACCTGCCCCGCTCTTCGCTGA
- a CDS encoding ABC transporter ATP-binding protein — protein sequence MSGIVLQDIHKSFGTTNVLRGVSVSVAPGEFLSLVGPSGCGKTTLMRIIAGLEAVGAGSVEIGGRQVTGLRAADRDVAMVFQNYALYPHLTVRQNIGVPLIMRRLSAAERIPLMGGLLPGVADKRRMIEADVAAAAEMLGIGKLLARKPAQLSGGQRQRVALGRAIVRRPKAFLMDEPLSNLDAALRVTTRSEIVALHRRVGASTVYVTHDQSEAMTMSDRVAVMMEGQILQIGSPEEIYADPADLRVARFIGSPSINVLAAELDVHGHAMAGGVALGLMTRLPGSGPVLLAVRPEDLSLAPSGIAARVTHLEYLGESLLVHALVRESDEAVVCRLAPEMRRRVARGEMVHLRPDPAKAMLFDGDGRRLASHAREREHAHG from the coding sequence ATGTCCGGCATTGTCCTTCAAGACATCCACAAGTCGTTCGGGACGACAAACGTGCTGCGCGGCGTCTCCGTCAGCGTCGCTCCAGGCGAGTTCCTGTCACTGGTGGGACCGTCGGGCTGCGGCAAGACGACCCTGATGCGGATCATAGCGGGGCTGGAAGCGGTCGGCGCCGGCTCGGTGGAGATCGGCGGTCGCCAGGTGACGGGGCTGCGCGCTGCTGACCGCGACGTGGCGATGGTGTTCCAGAATTATGCGCTCTACCCGCACCTGACCGTGCGCCAGAACATCGGCGTGCCGCTGATCATGCGGCGGCTCAGTGCGGCGGAGCGCATCCCGCTCATGGGCGGCCTGCTGCCGGGCGTGGCTGACAAGCGACGCATGATCGAAGCGGACGTTGCCGCGGCGGCGGAGATGCTCGGCATCGGCAAGCTGCTTGCGCGCAAGCCGGCGCAACTCTCGGGCGGCCAGAGACAGCGCGTGGCGCTCGGCCGCGCCATTGTTCGGCGCCCGAAGGCCTTCCTGATGGACGAACCCCTGTCCAACCTTGATGCCGCGCTTCGGGTCACGACCCGTTCCGAGATCGTGGCGCTGCATCGCCGTGTCGGGGCTTCAACCGTCTACGTCACCCACGACCAGTCGGAGGCCATGACCATGTCGGACCGCGTGGCCGTGATGATGGAGGGACAAATCCTCCAGATCGGCTCGCCCGAGGAGATCTACGCCGATCCTGCGGATCTGCGCGTGGCGCGCTTCATTGGCTCACCCTCGATCAACGTGCTGGCGGCCGAACTCGACGTTCACGGCCATGCCATGGCAGGCGGCGTGGCGCTCGGCCTGATGACACGGCTGCCGGGGTCCGGCCCCGTCCTGCTCGCCGTGCGTCCCGAGGATCTGTCGCTTGCGCCCTCAGGCATCGCCGCGCGCGTGACACACCTCGAATATCTCGGCGAGAGCCTGCTGGTCCATGCGCTCGTGCGGGAAAGCGACGAAGCGGTGGTATGCCGGCTTGCGCCCGAGATGCGGCGGCGGGTTGCCCGCGGCGAGATGGTGCATCTGAGGCCCGATCCCGCGAAGGCAATGCTGTTCGACGGCGATGGCCGGCGGCTTGCCTCCCATGCCCGGGAACGGGAACATGCCCATGGCTGA
- a CDS encoding sugar ABC transporter permease, which produces MSAATLVRTPALRGDAGVAWLLAAPAILAYLAMILLPLLAVLALAFTDYEFGARSFRWIGFANFADMASDRTFAASIRNTVVYCLFVAPLSIGIALGLAVLIEAGARGRAFWRAVFFLPVVSLTVAMATAWQYLLHPSIGPLNALLRMIGAGAPNWLGSSDWVIVSLGFIGVWENVGFNLVLFLAGLTAIPRELYAASEIDGARSGWSKFWLVTWPMLGPTMLFVIIITMTRSIRVFDTVQTLTQGGPNHASEVLLRTIYQEGFHYFKFGYSAAITLVFLAIVLGLMLIQTRFIDRRVHYG; this is translated from the coding sequence ATGTCGGCAGCGACGCTTGTGCGAACGCCTGCCTTGCGTGGCGACGCTGGCGTGGCCTGGCTTCTGGCGGCGCCCGCCATTCTCGCTTACCTCGCCATGATACTGCTGCCGCTGCTCGCGGTGCTGGCCCTGGCCTTCACCGATTACGAGTTCGGCGCGCGCAGCTTCCGCTGGATCGGATTCGCCAATTTCGCGGACATGGCAAGCGATCGCACCTTCGCCGCCTCCATCCGCAATACCGTGGTATACTGCCTCTTCGTCGCCCCGCTATCGATCGGCATCGCGCTCGGGCTGGCGGTGCTGATCGAAGCAGGCGCGCGCGGACGGGCTTTCTGGCGGGCGGTGTTCTTCCTGCCGGTGGTTTCGTTGACGGTCGCGATGGCGACAGCCTGGCAGTATCTGCTGCATCCGAGCATCGGGCCGCTCAACGCGCTGCTGCGCATGATCGGTGCCGGCGCGCCCAACTGGCTCGGCTCGTCCGACTGGGTGATCGTCTCGCTCGGCTTCATCGGCGTGTGGGAGAATGTCGGCTTCAACCTCGTGCTGTTCCTGGCGGGTCTGACCGCCATCCCGCGCGAACTTTACGCGGCCTCCGAGATCGACGGCGCCCGCAGCGGCTGGTCCAAGTTCTGGCTGGTGACCTGGCCGATGCTCGGGCCGACGATGCTCTTCGTCATCATCATCACCATGACCCGCTCGATACGCGTCTTCGACACCGTGCAGACGCTGACGCAAGGCGGGCCGAACCACGCCTCCGAGGTGCTGCTGCGCACGATCTATCAGGAGGGCTTCCACTACTTCAAATTCGGCTACTCGGCCGCCATCACGCTCGTCTTCCTCGCAATCGTGCTGGGACTGATGCTCATCCAGACCCGGTTTATCGACCGGCGCGTGCATTACGGGTGA
- a CDS encoding carbohydrate ABC transporter permease, with the protein MESHRPLIKDLPRLALLSLAAFVVLAPYIWMIAVSVKPQDEVFKASLSLIPDNWALVENYGKVLKTVPVWTFIFNGLTVCFGILFFQILFAVPAAYALAKLNFPGREAVFGFVMLGLLVPYQTTALPLYLGIHHLGLLNSYTALIAPFTCSVFAIFLFRQFFRAIPDDLINAARIDGMGEFSIVWRVIVPNALPAATAFAIFSVVAHWNDLFWPLIVIQKGDLYTPAMGILAFRSVEAGDDYGALMAAAVLVTAPLVLAFLFAQRRFIEGITMTGLKG; encoded by the coding sequence ATGGAGAGCCACCGCCCGCTGATCAAGGATCTCCCCCGCCTCGCGCTCCTCAGCCTTGCCGCGTTCGTGGTCCTTGCGCCTTACATCTGGATGATCGCGGTTTCGGTGAAGCCGCAGGACGAAGTCTTCAAGGCCTCGCTGTCGCTCATTCCAGATAATTGGGCGCTGGTAGAGAATTACGGCAAGGTCCTGAAGACGGTTCCCGTCTGGACCTTCATCTTCAACGGACTGACTGTCTGCTTCGGAATCCTGTTCTTTCAGATCCTTTTTGCGGTGCCTGCGGCCTATGCGCTGGCGAAGCTGAACTTTCCTGGCCGGGAGGCGGTTTTCGGCTTCGTCATGCTGGGTCTGCTCGTGCCTTATCAGACGACGGCGCTGCCGCTTTATCTCGGCATTCACCACCTTGGGCTGCTCAACAGCTACACCGCCCTGATCGCACCATTCACCTGCTCGGTTTTCGCCATCTTCCTTTTCCGGCAGTTCTTCCGCGCCATCCCGGACGATCTGATCAATGCCGCCCGCATCGACGGAATGGGCGAGTTCTCCATCGTCTGGCGCGTGATCGTGCCCAATGCGCTGCCGGCGGCGACCGCCTTCGCCATCTTCTCGGTGGTCGCGCACTGGAATGACCTGTTCTGGCCGTTGATCGTCATCCAGAAGGGCGACCTCTACACGCCCGCCATGGGCATCCTCGCCTTCCGCTCCGTCGAGGCGGGTGATGACTACGGAGCGCTGATGGCCGCAGCCGTGCTGGTAACCGCGCCGCTCGTGCTGGCGTTCCTGTTCGCACAACGCCGCTTCATCGAAGGCATCACCATGACCGGGCTCAAGGGCTGA
- a CDS encoding ABC transporter substrate-binding protein: MTRRQGLALMGGASAAVFMPSIVRAQTVDIQVHYSMPAIFKEAQDAVMAAFTAKHPEVKATYVNPTPTYEDGAQLLLRNAATNSMPEVSFQGLNRLRMFAERGVAVDLAPLLAKEGDLARLGYSPAILGLGFHAKVQCGLPFATSNPISYYNATLLRRAGLDPAKFPTSWDQVIADARKVRALGDGNDGMFFRWPGDDWMFSALLYGHGGRMLNDAETDVAFNGPEGLAALRLLDRMVKEGGMPNYAGTADLQAFAAGKLGMMFRTTAQVRSIASSVGSNFELGTTVMPVIDPARGRLPTGGAGAMITTKDPRKLEAAWKFVKFATSAEGTTLMVKNTGYVPCNQLAIDDPSYLGEFYKANPLFQAATRQVHLMVPWYAFPGQNSVRVTQVMVDNISRIAEQKATPEQVLADMATEVRRLIPRQG; the protein is encoded by the coding sequence ATGACCCGCCGCCAGGGTCTCGCCTTGATGGGCGGCGCGTCAGCCGCGGTGTTCATGCCGTCCATCGTCCGCGCGCAGACGGTCGACATCCAGGTGCATTACTCGATGCCGGCTATCTTCAAGGAGGCGCAGGACGCGGTGATGGCGGCCTTCACCGCCAAGCATCCCGAGGTCAAGGCGACCTATGTCAACCCGACACCGACCTATGAGGATGGCGCGCAGCTCCTGCTGCGCAACGCAGCGACCAACTCCATGCCGGAAGTGTCCTTCCAGGGCCTCAACCGGCTCCGCATGTTCGCCGAGCGTGGCGTCGCCGTCGATCTCGCTCCGCTGCTGGCCAAGGAGGGAGATCTCGCCAGGCTGGGCTACTCGCCAGCCATTCTCGGCCTTGGTTTTCACGCCAAGGTGCAGTGCGGACTGCCCTTCGCGACCTCCAATCCGATCAGCTACTACAACGCGACCCTGCTGAGGCGCGCCGGCCTCGACCCGGCCAAGTTTCCGACCAGCTGGGATCAGGTCATCGCTGACGCGCGGAAGGTCCGTGCCCTCGGCGACGGCAATGACGGCATGTTCTTCCGCTGGCCAGGCGATGACTGGATGTTCTCGGCGCTGCTCTACGGCCATGGCGGCCGCATGCTCAACGACGCTGAGACCGATGTTGCGTTCAACGGACCCGAGGGCCTCGCGGCGCTGCGGCTGCTCGACCGGATGGTCAAGGAGGGCGGCATGCCCAATTACGCCGGAACGGCGGACCTTCAGGCCTTCGCCGCCGGCAAGCTCGGCATGATGTTCCGCACCACCGCCCAGGTGCGCTCGATCGCCAGTTCGGTCGGCTCCAACTTCGAGCTTGGGACCACGGTCATGCCTGTCATCGACCCGGCGAGGGGCCGCCTGCCCACCGGCGGCGCGGGCGCCATGATCACCACGAAGGATCCTCGCAAACTCGAGGCCGCCTGGAAATTCGTCAAATTCGCGACCTCGGCCGAGGGCACGACGCTGATGGTCAAAAACACAGGCTACGTGCCATGCAACCAGCTGGCGATCGACGATCCAAGCTATCTGGGCGAGTTCTACAAGGCCAACCCGCTCTTCCAGGCCGCTACCCGGCAGGTTCACCTGATGGTGCCCTGGTATGCCTTCCCCGGCCAGAACTCCGTTCGCGTCACGCAGGTCATGGTCGACAACATCTCGCGCATCGCCGAGCAGAAGGCCACGCCGGAGCAGGTGCTCGCCGACATGGCGACCGAAGTGCGTCGCCTCATCCCGCGCCAGGGCTGA
- a CDS encoding metallophosphoesterase has translation MITRIAQISDTHLSPAKPWFRSNFDLVADHLRAHAPDMVINTGDLALDGADQEADLEEARAAHAGLGLECRAIPGNHDVGDHLDVARRQPVNAERLARYRRIVGPDAWSFDIPGWRLLGLNALTLGLDLDDGQQDTLVRDAARSLAGRSLAIFLHKPLMDVSHEESLTSNRFMTAGPRRHLAGLLGDASPALFCCGHVHQYRDTISAGSRHLWAPATSFMISDPWQPGYGAKMVGYLSHEFHADGSHRHEVVPVRGLIHHDLVSFPEAYGDVRAWGTGNA, from the coding sequence ATGATCACCCGCATCGCCCAGATTTCCGACACGCATCTTTCACCTGCAAAGCCCTGGTTCCGCAGCAATTTCGATCTCGTGGCGGACCATCTCCGGGCCCACGCTCCGGACATGGTCATCAACACCGGCGACCTGGCGCTAGATGGCGCGGACCAGGAGGCTGACCTTGAGGAAGCCCGCGCTGCCCATGCCGGCCTTGGGCTCGAATGCCGTGCCATCCCCGGCAACCATGACGTGGGTGACCATCTAGACGTGGCGCGCCGCCAGCCGGTCAATGCGGAGCGGCTGGCGCGCTATCGACGCATTGTCGGCCCCGACGCCTGGAGCTTCGACATCCCGGGCTGGCGACTGCTTGGCCTCAACGCCCTGACGCTGGGACTCGATCTAGACGACGGCCAGCAGGACACTTTGGTCAGGGACGCGGCAAGGTCCCTTGCGGGGCGGTCCCTCGCCATCTTCCTGCACAAGCCGCTGATGGATGTCAGCCATGAGGAGAGCCTGACAAGCAACAGATTCATGACGGCCGGCCCCAGGCGGCATCTGGCAGGCCTGCTCGGCGACGCGTCGCCCGCCCTGTTCTGCTGCGGACATGTGCATCAGTACCGCGACACCATCTCGGCTGGCAGCCGTCACCTGTGGGCGCCCGCGACGTCGTTCATGATCAGCGATCCGTGGCAACCCGGCTATGGCGCGAAGATGGTCGGCTACCTCTCCCACGAGTTCCACGCCGACGGCTCGCATCGTCATGAGGTGGTGCCGGTGCGCGGCCTCATCCACCATGACCTCGTTTCCTTCCCGGAAGCCTATGGCGACGTGCGCGCCTGGGGCACAGGCAACGCCTGA
- the ugpC gene encoding sn-glycerol-3-phosphate ABC transporter ATP-binding protein UgpC, with product MAHIDIRNVSKSYGKTQVVHGVDVAIADGEFVVILGPSGCGKSTLLRMIAGLEEISHGTIAIAGEVVNEREPRERGCAMVFQNYALYPHMSVAENIGYGLKVAGVPKAARLARVKAVATTVGLDEFLDRKPGQLSGGQRQRVAMARAMIKEPKVFLFDEPLSNLDAKLRVQMRIEIRKLHQRLKATSVFVTHDQVEAMTLADRLVIMNKGVIEQVGAPKDVYDRPASVFVASFIGAPGLNLLDAVVSADGEAVSLSDGQRLAVDTMRYPSLKPGPVTAGIRAEALTIRPLGASSGVGMKARFDFAEELGLGQHIHAEIAGQPLVIHVDGRHPYRPGAAIGIDVSPQDLQLFDAVTGLRIAEADAVVRIEEAA from the coding sequence ATGGCGCACATCGACATCCGGAACGTCAGCAAGAGCTACGGCAAGACCCAGGTCGTCCACGGGGTGGACGTCGCCATCGCGGATGGCGAGTTCGTGGTCATCCTCGGCCCGTCAGGCTGCGGCAAGTCCACATTGCTGCGCATGATCGCGGGGCTCGAGGAGATTTCCCATGGGACGATCGCGATCGCCGGAGAGGTGGTCAACGAGCGTGAGCCGCGGGAGCGCGGCTGCGCCATGGTCTTCCAGAACTACGCGCTCTATCCGCACATGAGCGTGGCGGAGAACATAGGCTATGGTCTGAAGGTGGCCGGGGTCCCGAAAGCGGCCCGGCTCGCGCGCGTCAAGGCCGTCGCCACGACCGTTGGGCTCGACGAATTCCTCGACCGCAAGCCCGGCCAGCTCTCGGGCGGCCAGCGGCAGCGCGTGGCGATGGCGCGCGCCATGATCAAGGAGCCGAAAGTCTTCCTCTTCGATGAGCCGCTGTCCAACCTCGACGCCAAGCTGCGCGTCCAGATGCGCATCGAGATCAGGAAGCTGCACCAGCGCCTCAAGGCGACCTCGGTTTTCGTGACCCATGACCAGGTCGAGGCGATGACATTGGCGGATCGGCTCGTGATCATGAACAAGGGCGTGATCGAGCAGGTTGGAGCGCCGAAGGATGTCTATGACCGCCCGGCAAGCGTCTTCGTCGCGAGCTTCATCGGCGCGCCTGGACTGAACCTGCTGGATGCCGTGGTCAGCGCCGATGGCGAGGCCGTGAGCCTGTCGGACGGCCAGCGCCTCGCAGTCGACACGATGCGCTATCCATCCTTGAAGCCCGGCCCCGTCACCGCAGGCATCCGTGCCGAGGCGCTGACGATCCGGCCGCTTGGCGCCAGCTCCGGCGTGGGCATGAAGGCACGGTTCGACTTCGCCGAAGAGCTTGGCCTGGGCCAGCACATCCATGCCGAGATCGCAGGTCAACCCCTGGTGATCCATGTCGACGGCCGCCATCCCTATCGCCCGGGCGCCGCGATCGGCATCGATGTCAGCCCGCAGGACCTGCAGCTGTTCGACGCCGTGACGGGGCTGAGGATTGCTGAGGCAGATGCGGTTGTTAGGATCGAAGAGGCCGCATGA
- a CDS encoding ABC transporter permease subunit, with protein sequence MVERTPILNVLTHLILLTGLVMLLVPLWIVFVASTHDFRTVNTVPMPLWPGNQMVENYTLAWNQSGFGPKMLNSFIVAIGVTAGKIAIAAISAYSIVYFNYRFRSLFFWLIFITLMLPLEVRIVPTYAVAANVLRPYQELLDATGLSALLSMFAGITVSLPEWSMLNSYTGLILPLIATATGTFLYRQFFLTVPDELAEAAKMDGAGALRFFWDVLLPLSKTNMAALATIMFVYSWNQYLWPLLIITDIANYGTAVMQLQRIVPGPLFGEPPRWHIAMAGTLMVMTPPLLAVIFMQRWFVRGLVQTDK encoded by the coding sequence ATGGTTGAACGCACCCCGATCCTCAACGTCCTGACGCACCTGATCCTGCTCACCGGCCTCGTGATGCTGCTGGTGCCGCTCTGGATCGTCTTCGTCGCCTCGACCCACGATTTCCGGACGGTGAACACGGTGCCGATGCCGCTGTGGCCGGGGAACCAGATGGTCGAGAACTACACGCTCGCCTGGAACCAGTCCGGGTTCGGGCCGAAGATGCTCAACTCGTTCATCGTGGCCATCGGCGTCACGGCCGGCAAGATCGCCATCGCGGCCATCTCCGCCTATTCGATCGTCTACTTCAACTACCGGTTCCGCAGCCTGTTCTTCTGGCTGATCTTCATCACGCTGATGCTGCCGCTCGAGGTCCGCATCGTCCCCACCTACGCGGTCGCCGCCAATGTGCTTCGGCCCTATCAGGAACTGCTCGACGCCACCGGGTTGAGCGCGCTGCTGTCGATGTTCGCAGGAATCACGGTCAGCTTGCCGGAATGGTCGATGCTGAACTCCTATACCGGCCTGATCCTGCCCTTGATCGCAACCGCCACAGGCACGTTCCTCTACCGCCAGTTCTTTCTCACTGTGCCGGACGAGTTGGCCGAAGCGGCGAAGATGGATGGCGCCGGCGCCTTGCGCTTCTTCTGGGACGTGCTGCTGCCCTTGTCCAAGACCAATATGGCCGCGCTCGCCACCATCATGTTCGTCTATTCCTGGAACCAGTATCTCTGGCCGCTCCTCATCATCACCGACATCGCCAATTACGGCACGGCCGTGATGCAGCTACAGCGCATCGTGCCGGGCCCGCTCTTCGGCGAGCCGCCGCGCTGGCACATCGCCATGGCGGGCACGCTCATGGTGATGACGCCGCCGCTGCTCGCGGTGATCTTCATGCAGCGCTGGTTCGTGCGCGGCCTCGTCCAGACAGACAAGTAG
- a CDS encoding glycerol-3-phosphate transporter permease (with UgpEC is involved in the uptake of glycerol-3-phosphate): MTGKRVTFAGTWLAALLIAPQLILVFTFFYWPAGEALYWSFTLEPPFGGENQWVGWQNFKTVFDDPLYWNSVRISVTFALASTALAMGMALLLALFVDRQLPGYKTYRFLYFWPYAVAAPAVGLAFRFIFAPDAGFVSALNHWFPGIWNPARDGLDAVILITLANAWSMVAYNFIFFLAGLQSIPRTLTEAAAMDGSGVLRRMADIQFPLLAPTFFFLVVINLTDSFVNSFGIVDITTAGGPARATDLMVYKIYSDGFKGKDYSLAAAQSLVLMLLVVSLTFIQFRFVERRVHYS, encoded by the coding sequence ATGACCGGAAAACGCGTGACATTCGCCGGGACCTGGCTGGCGGCGCTGCTGATCGCGCCGCAACTCATCCTGGTTTTCACCTTCTTCTACTGGCCGGCCGGCGAAGCGCTGTACTGGTCCTTCACGCTCGAGCCGCCTTTCGGCGGAGAGAACCAGTGGGTCGGCTGGCAGAACTTCAAGACCGTGTTCGACGATCCGCTCTACTGGAACTCGGTGCGCATCTCGGTCACCTTCGCGCTGGCGTCGACGGCGCTGGCGATGGGCATGGCGCTTCTGCTCGCGCTCTTCGTCGATCGGCAGCTTCCGGGCTACAAGACCTACCGCTTCCTTTATTTCTGGCCCTACGCCGTCGCGGCTCCGGCAGTCGGGCTGGCCTTCCGCTTCATATTCGCGCCCGATGCCGGTTTCGTATCCGCGTTGAACCACTGGTTCCCGGGGATATGGAACCCGGCGCGTGACGGCCTTGACGCGGTCATCCTCATCACCTTGGCCAATGCCTGGTCGATGGTGGCCTACAACTTCATCTTCTTCCTGGCAGGGCTGCAATCCATCCCGCGCACGCTGACGGAGGCTGCCGCCATGGACGGGTCAGGGGTGCTGCGCCGGATGGCCGACATCCAGTTCCCGCTTCTGGCGCCGACCTTCTTCTTCCTTGTGGTGATCAACCTCACCGACAGCTTCGTCAATTCGTTCGGCATCGTCGACATCACGACCGCCGGCGGCCCGGCCCGTGCGACCGACCTGATGGTCTACAAGATCTATTCCGACGGCTTCAAGGGCAAGGATTACTCGCTCGCCGCTGCCCAGTCGCTTGTCCTCATGCTCCTCGTCGTCAGCCTGACCTTCATACAGTTCAGGTTCGTCGAACGCCGCGTTCATTACAGCTGA
- a CDS encoding extracellular solute-binding protein codes for MATRLLSIASLALAATIGAAQAQAPRIKFEYWYGLTGQLGEIMAEHCKRFNEAQTRFEAVCVGQGGYDRAEQNTIAAFRARQHPTIVQIYDAGTVNFMLSQATYNAVQFAKDFKMKIEWNDYFPGIRSYYATSKGEMWSFPYNSSTAVMYWNRAEWARIGRTEAPATWEQYEKDMRALKAAGSACALGFDMDTWQNMEQLSAIHNQPIATMGNGYDGLGAELVINKGLFPRHVANLKKWQDEGLARVQTAQTGKTIVQAFADGSCASMVSSIANHGVVGATARDGLDWGVAMIPIYEGFTRHNSLVGGASLWVMANKSREEYEAAAAFLDFVLTPAEVKWMPNVTGYIPITVPAYRQMLDDGFYAQPRFKGREVAMQSLTYTPPTEFTRGIRLGNFTSIRSEVRSELEAIMNGQKTVEVGLNDAVARSNQILRRFEQTFRGRSLP; via the coding sequence ATGGCAACACGTTTATTGAGCATTGCATCGCTGGCGCTCGCGGCCACGATCGGCGCGGCGCAGGCGCAGGCACCACGCATCAAGTTCGAGTACTGGTATGGGCTCACCGGGCAGCTCGGCGAGATCATGGCCGAGCACTGCAAGCGCTTCAACGAGGCGCAGACACGATTCGAGGCGGTGTGCGTGGGCCAGGGCGGCTATGACCGGGCCGAGCAGAACACCATCGCCGCTTTCCGCGCCCGCCAGCATCCCACCATCGTGCAGATCTATGATGCAGGCACCGTCAACTTCATGCTGTCGCAGGCGACCTACAACGCGGTCCAGTTCGCCAAAGACTTCAAGATGAAGATCGAATGGAATGACTATTTTCCAGGAATCCGGTCGTACTACGCCACCTCGAAGGGCGAGATGTGGTCCTTCCCCTACAACTCCTCCACCGCTGTGATGTACTGGAACCGTGCGGAATGGGCCAGGATCGGGCGCACCGAAGCCCCCGCCACATGGGAGCAGTACGAGAAGGACATGCGGGCTCTGAAGGCCGCCGGCAGCGCCTGCGCGCTCGGTTTCGACATGGACACCTGGCAGAACATGGAGCAGCTCTCGGCCATCCACAACCAGCCGATCGCCACTATGGGCAATGGCTATGACGGGCTTGGCGCAGAGCTGGTCATCAACAAGGGCCTGTTCCCGCGCCATGTCGCCAATCTGAAGAAGTGGCAGGACGAGGGGCTGGCCCGGGTCCAGACCGCGCAGACCGGCAAGACGATCGTGCAGGCCTTCGCCGACGGCTCCTGCGCCTCGATGGTTTCCTCTATCGCCAACCATGGCGTCGTCGGCGCGACGGCTCGCGACGGGCTCGACTGGGGCGTCGCGATGATCCCGATCTATGAAGGCTTCACGCGCCACAATTCGCTGGTGGGCGGCGCCTCGCTCTGGGTCATGGCCAACAAGTCCAGGGAGGAATACGAGGCCGCCGCCGCCTTCCTCGATTTCGTGCTGACCCCGGCCGAGGTGAAGTGGATGCCGAACGTCACCGGCTACATCCCGATCACCGTCCCGGCCTATCGCCAGATGCTTGATGACGGCTTCTATGCGCAGCCGCGCTTCAAGGGCCGCGAGGTGGCGATGCAGTCGCTGACCTACACCCCTCCGACCGAGTTCACCCGCGGCATCAGGCTCGGCAACTTCACCTCGATCCGTTCAGAGGTCCGCTCCGAGCTTGAGGCGATCATGAACGGGCAGAAAACGGTCGAGGTCGGCCTGAACGACGCGGTGGCGCGCTCCAACCAGATCCTGCGCCGCTTCGAGCAGACCTTCCGCGGCCGCTCCCTGCCCTGA